The following DNA comes from Phytohabitans rumicis.
GGATGGTCGTGATGGCGACCAACTCCACGGCCGACATCTACCGCTTCCCGCCGAAGCTCACGTTCGGCTCGCAGCTGATCACCAACCTGCGCAACGTCCTCGACAGCATCGACTTCTTCGGCTCGATGCTCAACACGCTCCTCGTGGCGGGCACGACGACCCTGCTCGTGCTCTTCTTCGACTCGCTCGCGGCGTTCGCGTTCGCGAAGTACGACTTCCCCGGTCGCCGGGCGCTCTTCGCCGTGCTGATCGGCACGTTCTTCCTGCCGGTCGGGCTCGCGGTCATCCCGCAGTTTGTCATCATGGTGGAGCTGGGCTGGGTCGGCTCGCTGCGGGCGTTGATCATCCCGGCCGCGGCCAACGCGTTCGGCATCTTCTTCCTGCGGCAGTACATCCAGAACGCCATACCCGACTCGGTGCTCGACGCGGCCCGGCTCGACGGGGCCGGCTTCTTCCGGCAGTTCGTCAGCGTCGTGCTCCCGATCATCCGGCCGGGCCTCGCGTTCCTCGGCATCTACACGTTCATCGCAGCGTGGAACGACTTCATCTGGCCCCTGGTCGTGCTGGTCAACCCCGACCAGGTCACCCTCCAGGTGGCGCTGCAACAGCTCAACGGCGTACACGGCACGGACTACAGCCGCATCATGGCCGGCGCGCTGCTCTCCGTACTCCCCTTGATCGTCATGTTCTTGATCTTCGCCCGCAACTTCGTCAGCGACCTGGCCAAGGGCGCGGTACGAGAGTGACGTCGGTCCGGGTCGCGTCGCTGAACATCTGGCACGACGCCGGGCCCTGGCCGCGGCGGCTGCCGCTGATCCGGCGGGAGATCCAGCGCCTCCAGCCGGACATCCTGGGACTGCAGGAGGTGATGCGGTCGGGCGACCTGCGGTTCGGGTCGCCCGACACGTGTCAGGCCATGGCCATCGCGCACGGCCTCGGCTACCACGTCGCGTACGCCCCCGCCGCTCCCCGCGGCGGCATGGATCCGCGCTGGCAGGGCAACGCGCTGCTCAGCCGCTGGCCGATCCACGAGCGGCGGATCTTCCCCTGCCCGGCGCCGACGTCGCCGAGCCGCGCGCCCTGCTGTACGCCCTGGTCCAGACCCCGCTCGGCGACCTGCCGGTGTCCGTCACCCACCTCACCTGGGAGCCGCACCACGCCCCGCTGCGGTTGCGGCAGGTGGAGTACGTCTCCGCCATGGCACCGTCGGGCGTGCTGCTGGGCGACTTCAACGCGGAGCCGGACTCGGCCGAGATGAAGCACCTACGGGCCGCCGGGTTCGCCGACGCCTGGGGCGACGGCCCGGCGGGGTACACGTTCGACCGGGTCAACGACTACGCCCGCGACGCCGACGAGCCCAGCTGCCGCATCGACTACGTCCTGGTCCGAGGGCGCGGCTTGGCGGCGGTCCGGATGTGGCTGGCGTGGACCGAGCCGGAGCGCACCGCGTCGGGCGCGGTGTGGCCGTCCGACCACTTCGGCGTGGTCAGCGACCTGAGCATCGACGCGTAACGTCCGTACCTACGGGTTCGGGCGGCCACCACGATCCGGTCCATGACCACACCCGCCGCAGCGCCGATCGCGCCGCCGGTGGATGCCGAGGTCGCGGCGGCGTTCGCGGCTCAGCCTCTACTCACACGCGCTGTCTGGCAAGTCGACCGTGACGCAGCCGACATCATCGCAAACCTGATCTTGCAGGAAGAAGACGACCCGGACGAGGACCGTTAGCAATGCCGTTAGCAAACGGATACAAAAACACCCTCCCGGAGAATCTCCAGAAGGGCATTCCTGCTAGTAGCGGGGACAGGATTTGAACCTGCGACCTCTGGGTTATGAGCCCAGCGAGCTACCGAGCTGCTCCACCCCGCGTCGGCTCCTTAACACTAGCGCACGGTTCGCCGTACCTGCAAAACGGGCCCGCAGTGGCGTGGCGCACCCTCCGTCGATCAAGGATTTCCACGCGGATCAAGGGCAAACGGTCGTGGTTTGGAGATCAAACCACGACCGTTTGCCCTTGATCGACGCGCAGAAGGGCGCGCAGGCCCACGCGGCACGCGGCACGCGGCACGCGGCGCGCGGCCCGCGCGCAGAGGGGCGCGCGGGCCGCGGAGAGCGCTAGCCGCCTGGGGAGGGGATGGGGAGGGGATGTGGGGGTGAGGTGCCTGAGGGCGATGGGGATGGGGTGGCGTTGGGGGTGCCGCCGGCGGCGCGGAGGGCCGTCTGGAACTCGGCCATCGCGTCGTCGAACGCCTTCAGCGCCCGGCCCTCGCGCTCGAAGTCGCCGGCCGCCCGTGCGGCCTTGACCTCCGCCCACGCCTTCTCGACCTTGTCGGCGGCGGCCGCCAGCTCGGGCGTCAGCGTCTGGGTGCCGCCCTGTGTCGGCGGGTTCTCGGTGCCGGTCTGGGGTGGTGGAGCGCCCTGTTTGCCTTGGTCGACCAGTTCCTTGATGCCCGCTTGGAGCGAGTCGGCCAGTACGACGTACGAGCCACCGTCGCCATAGGACATGAGGATCTTTTGGAGCACCGGGTACGCGTTCTCCTGGTTGCTCTTGACGTACACGGGCTCCACATAGAGCATGCCGTTGCCGAACGGCAGGGACAGCAGGTTGCCGTAGAGCACCTGGGCCTGGTTCGACGAGAGCAGGTTCAGGTCCTGTCTGATCTGGGCGTTAGTGTTCGTCATCCGCTGGTGCACCTGCACCGGGCCGGACACGGCCGTTTGATCGGGCAGTTCCCACACGTGCAAGACCGGTCTGTCGTCCACATAGGAGCCGGAGATGAGCGCGGC
Coding sequences within:
- a CDS encoding carbohydrate ABC transporter permease, translating into MSPKKARGLLLHGVLIAGTILALFPFYWMVVMATNSTADIYRFPPKLTFGSQLITNLRNVLDSIDFFGSMLNTLLVAGTTTLLVLFFDSLAAFAFAKYDFPGRRALFAVLIGTFFLPVGLAVIPQFVIMVELGWVGSLRALIIPAAANAFGIFFLRQYIQNAIPDSVLDAARLDGAGFFRQFVSVVLPIIRPGLAFLGIYTFIAAWNDFIWPLVVLVNPDQVTLQVALQQLNGVHGTDYSRIMAGALLSVLPLIVMFLIFARNFVSDLAKGAVRE
- a CDS encoding endonuclease/exonuclease/phosphatase family protein codes for the protein MSVTHLTWEPHHAPLRLRQVEYVSAMAPSGVLLGDFNAEPDSAEMKHLRAAGFADAWGDGPAGYTFDRVNDYARDADEPSCRIDYVLVRGRGLAAVRMWLAWTEPERTASGAVWPSDHFGVVSDLSIDA